The Candidatus Nanopelagicales bacterium genome contains the following window.
GGCTGGAGCAATGACCGCCGGTGCGACTGCGATCAAGATCCCGATCAGGGCGGCGAGCGGCAGTGCCGGCCACAGCAGCGGTGTCACCGAAATCGCGATCGACGCTGGATTCAGTGAGCCTGCGACGAACATCCCGATCGCCGCAGCGATCCCGCACAGGGAAACGAGCGTCTCGGGCAGCTTCCATGGGTCAGGTCGGTAGCGAGTGCGGATTGATCGACGCCCGCCGAGCCACAGGCCAACCACCGCAGCCGCCAGCCCGACGATCAGTGCTGGCGCGCCGAGCAAAGGTGCGGCGGTGGAATTCAGTAGTCCGAACAGACCAATGCACACCCCGATCAACCCGCCGATCACCAGACCGGCGGTCAGCCTCCGAACCGCCACTGGCAAGTAGCCCGTTCGACCGTATCCGCGCGCGTCCATCGCGGCCGCCAGGGTGACGGCTCGGTCAAGTGCCCCCTCGAACACCGGCATGGCCGAGCCGGCGGCACCGCGTAGACCGCGGTCCGGGCGTCCTCGCAAACGGCGTGCCTGCCTGACTCGGCCTAGGTCGGTCACCAACTGCGGAGCAAAGGTCATCGCGACAACGACGGCCACTCCGACCTCGTACATGGCGGCTGGCATCGCCTTGAGTAGTCGACTCGGCGACGCCAGCGAATTGGCGGCGCCGACACAGGCGAGCAGAACTGCCAACCGCAAGCCATCACAGGCAGCAAAGATGACCGACTCGGCGGTGATGTCCCCGCCGAGTCGAAGTGAAGCGAGCCAACTTGGCAGCGGGACGACGGGCAGCGAGAACAGCACGTGCTCACCCATCGGTGTGCCAAGCACTACCTGAAAGACAAGCCTCACCGCCACGACGAACAGACCGAGCTTGAGGAAGACGACGAAGGAACGGGCCCACGGTGCATCAGGCTTTCGAGCGGCGACGACGACTCCGACAACGGCCAGGATCAGCCCGAGCAAAAGTGGGTTGGTAGTGCGACTGGCAGCGGTCGCCAGCCCGAGCGCCCACACCCACCATGCGCCGGGGTGCAACATGCGGGGAAGCCACGCGGCTGCGATCGTTCCGGTCATCGTCTGTTGTTCTCGGGTTAGGCGGATCGGTCACGGCGACGGCGGGAGAGCAGCACCGCAGTGATCGCCAGAATCGCGATCACTAGCGCGCCGAGAGCAAACGGCGGCCAGTTGGTGATGCCCCTGCCCGGGACAGCGGCGGGTTCGGGCGACGCTGAGTCCTGGGCTGCGGTCAAGGCGGCAACCGAGACTTGTTCGCCGCACCCGGACGTTGGGTAGTTGCCGACTCCGCAGACGAGGCCGTTGGCATCCTGGCGAACGGCGGTCACCGAACTGAGCACCTGTAGCCCGTTGGCCTTGGTCGGAACACTGGCGCACTTGCTCACCAATCCGGCCGGCACTTGCCCGGAGGGCGCCTCGGCCGTGGTGCCGGAATCAACGACGACCGCCACGCGCTTCTTGCCGTCGGCCGACGGAGTCCCCGAACAAGTCGCCTCGAAGTCGACCGGTGCGCGCGGTGTCTCCGTGAGGGTGGGGGTTTCACCGACCCCGAATCGCCAGCCCTGGCTGGTTGCGTCAGCAGGGATGATTGACTGCGCGCCGGTCTCAGCAAAGGTCCAATCGCCGCTGGCCTCACCGGTCCAATACGACCAGAACGTGTAGGCCGTGTCGCTGGCAGGGGACCCACTCGAAGACGGCGCGCTGCTGGCGGCGGAAGCAGGAGTCGTCACGGTGAGGGCTGCCACCGCAACAGCAAAGAGGCCGAGCAAGGCGAACAGCGTGAACCGGGCTGGCTGCGTTCGACGCTGGGAGTTGTGCTGGGACAAGGTGTCCTTTCGGGTTCGCGAGCCCCAAATCGGAACCCGCGAGACGCACCCGGATAGGGGCACTTACCCGGACTCCGTCGGTGTAGACCTCGACTGACGGGAGCCTTACGCGCAGCGACCAGGTGCTCCGGCTTGCCGCTCGGCGGCCTACGGTTGCGGGTCAGCGCCGGATTTGGACCGGCTTCCCCTGGCTGTCACACGAGACCGACGCTTTGGGCGGCGATCTGGCTCTACTCTAGCCCGCTATCGCAAGTCAGACCTGATCAGCCGGATGCAGGCTCATCGGGCCGTAGACCTTGCGGCCATCGTTGACCAGCGTGACAGCGTGGACGCCCTCCTCGAGGAGTTCGGCCCAGATCTCGCCGACCCATGTCTCGGCGTCTGCCTGCGAGTGGAAGACCAGGTCATCGCCAGCGAGCGCCTCCGGCGTGTCAATTGGCGCGTTGGACTCGTCGAGCATCGTCCAGGTCCAACTCACGGTCGGTGCTCCGGGGACTTGGTCATCGACGGATCCGTCAGCGCGACCTCGGCGACGACCTCGTCAATTGCCGCCATGACCGAGGCGTCGAGTTCGATACCCGATCCCTTGACGTTCTCAGCGACCTGTTCAGGCCGGGAAGCCCCGATGATCGCTGCCGAGATCGCGGGATTCTGCAGCACCCACGCCAGCGATAGCTGAGCTACGGACAGGTCGAGGTCAGCCGCGATCGGCTTGAGTTCCACGACCTTCTCCAGCACCTCGTCGCGCAGCCAGCCAGCGATGAAGTTGCCGCCCTCAGTCGACGTCGCGCGGCTGCCTTCCGGGCGTGGTTGCCCGGGCAGGTACTTGCCGGTCAGCACCCCCTGGGCCAGTGGCGACCACACAATCTGGCCGATGCCGTGTTCGACGGAGACCGGAATAACTTCTGCCTCCGGCACCCGCCACAGCATCGAATACTGGGGTTGGTTGGAAATGATCTGATCCAAGCCCAGTTGCTCAGCTAGCTCGACCGCGTTGGCGATCTCCTCGGCGCGCCATTCCGACACTCCGATGTACAGGACTTTGCCGCTGCGCACCAAGTCGTCGAATGCTCGCAGGGTCTCTTCCAGTGGAGTCTCGCAGTCGTAGCGATGTGCCTGGTACAGATCAATGTGGTCGATACCCAGGCGGCGCAATGAGCCGTCGCACGACTCGATGATGTGCTTGCGGGAGAGCCCACGATCATTGCGGCCCGGGCCGGTCGGCCAATAGACCTTCGTGAAGATTTCCAGACCCTCGCGCCGTTGGCCCTTGAGTGCGCGACCCAGAACCTCCTCAGCAGCTGTAGCGGCGTACACATCCGCAGTGTCGAAGGTCGTAATGCCCGCGTCGAGCGCTGCGTGGACGCAGGCGACGGCCGCATCTTCCTGAACCTGGGACGCGTGAGTGATCCAGTTCCCGTAGGCCATCTCGCTGATCATGAGGCCGCTCTTGCCCAGATGCCGATGCTTCATACGGGTTCCTCCTCGTCAGTCGGGCTTGCTACTTCTTCGGGGCCTTCGGGGCTTTGGGGGTCACCGGACGGCCACCCGCCTTGAATTGCGGCGGGGGGACCCGCAGGCGACGGATTTGCAGCATGCGCATGACCGCGTAGAAGTTGACGCCCTTGCGCTCGGCCTTGTCCGGGAACTCCTTGCGCAACGCGTTGTTCATGCGCACCAGGTTGATCGCCGTGTCGACGATCACGATGACCAGGGCGAGCATCCAGACGAGTGTGACGAATACCTGCAGGCGCTGGTTGCGGCTCAACCCGAGCAGCAGCACCACGATCGCCAGCGGCACGAAGAACTCGGCCACGGTGCGGCGGGAGTCCACGTACGTGCGTACGAACCTTTTGACCGGCCCCTGGTCGCGGGCTGGCAGCGCCTTCTCGTCCCCCCGCATCAGCGCCTCGCGGTTCTTCATCCGTTGGATGCGAACCTGCTCACGCTCGGCCTTGCGAGCCTCCTTCGGACTGGCACCGGGCTTGGCCCCACCTTTGATGCCCGACTTCCGGGCTGCCTCAGCCTCTTTGCGGGTCGGTGTCGGTCGGCCCTTGGGCGCTGACCCAGCTGACTTCTCGACACTCGGCCGGTCGTCGGACAGTGCGGTTGAACTGGGGTCTTTGTCATCTGATCGGTTGAAGAACACATGCCGAGGGTACGCGGTGGAATCCAGAAGGGTAAGGACTAGCCAGGTAACGCAAGCATTCGATCAAGTGCGACCCGGGCCCAATGTGCTGTCTGATCGTCCACCTCGATCTGATTGACGATCCGACCGTCCACCAGATTCTCCAATGCCCAAACGAAATGTGGCAGGTCAATGCGATTCATCGTCGAGCAGAAGCAGACCGTCTTGTCGAGGAAGACGACCCGCTTGTCCGGGTGCTGTTCGGCGAGTCGCCGGACCAAGTTCAACTCGGTGCCGATCGCCCAGGAACTACCGGGCTCGGCCTCATCGAGGGTTCTGATGATCCCCTCCGTCGATCCGACGACATCGGACTTGCTGACGACCTCATAGCGGCATTCCGGATGGACCAGGACCTGCACTCCGGGGATCTTGGCGCGCACGTCGTCGACGTTGGCGGCGGTGAAGCGACCATGAACCGAACAGTGGCCTCGCCACAGCAACATGCGGGCCGAGGCGAGGTTGGCATCGCTGATCCCGCCTTGTGGTTTGCGTGGGTCGTAGATGACGCAGTCGTCCAGGCTCAGCCCCAGATCGCGCACGGCGGTATTGCGCCCAAGGTGCTGATCGGGCAGGAACAGCACTCGTTCGCCTTGCTCGAATGCCCACTTGAGGCTGGTGGCCGCGTTGCTGGAGGTGCAGACCGTGCCGCCATGCTGGCCCGTGAATGCCTTGATGGCAGCTGACGAGTTCATGTAGGTCACGGGAATGGTGGATTCGGCGACACCAGCGGCCTCAAGTGAACGCCAGGCCTGCTCCACCTGATCGATTCCGGCCATGTCGGCCATTGAGCAGCCAGCCGCGAGATCCGGCAGGATCACCCGCTGCCGATCGGACGTGAGGATGTCGGCACTCTCGGCCATGAAGTGGACGCCGCAGAAGACGATGTATTCGGCCTCGGGTCGAGCCGCCGCTTCGCGGGCGAGCTTGAAGGAGTCGCCAGTGACGTCGGCGAAGGCGACTACCTCGTCGCGCTGGTAGTGGTGGCCAAGGACAAACACCCGGTCGCCGAGGGCGGCCTTCGCGGCGAGCGCACGCTCGACCAAATCAGGGTCACTCGGCGCGGGTAACGAGCCAGGACATTCCACCCCGCGCTCGCTGGCCGGGTCGCTGGATTCTCCGAGTAACAGCAGCAGCGGCGATGGTTCTGGTTCCACAAGAGCTGCCATTGCGCTGCTACCGCCATTCCCATGCGCACCGGGTACGGTCAACCGGTGCGGATCGTTGTAGCCCCCGATGAATTCAAGGAGAGTCTAACTGCGGTGTCGGCCGCCCGCGCGATTGTTCTGGGCTGGCGGACTCACGCACCCAACGACGACTTCGACGTGTGTCCGCTTTCCGATGGCGGCAGCGGCTTCGTCGACACCCTGCATGCCGCGCTGGGTGGCGAATTGCTGGCCTGCGTCGTGACCGGCCCGACCGGTGACCCCGTGCCAGCCACGATCTTGCGGGCAGGAAGCACCGCCTACGTCGAGTCGGCACAGGCCTGCGGATTGCACCTCATTGCTGGCTCCGACCGCGACCCAACCGTGACGACGACTTTCGGGGTAGGGGAGTTGATCGAGGCAGCGATTGGTTCGGGTGCCCAGCGAATCGTCGTGGGGCTCGGAGGCTCGGGGACGCACGACGGGGGAGCAGGGATGCTCGCCGCGCTCGGTGCCCGCGCTGATGTGGAGTTGACACAGGGCGGCGGCTCGCTGGCAGCCATCACCAGCATCGACATCGAGCCCGCCCGGCGGCGGTGTGCCGGTGTCAAGCTATTCGCTGCCACTGACGTGGACAGTCCACTGGTGGGCGTGACCGGGGCCGCGCGAGCGTTCGCGGCACAAAAGGGGGCCGACGAGAACGACATCATGCGGCTGGAAGGCGCGATGCAGTCCCTGCGAGCCGCGGTGGGTCGCCGATCGTCCGACGGGAAGGATCCAGCACTCGCGCTCGGGGCCGGTGCTGCCGGTGGATTGGCGTACGGCCTGCTCCACCTCGGTGCGCAGCGCGTTGCCGGGATCGACACGGTGATGACTGCGGTGGGGTTTCGCGAACGGGTCGCCCGAGCCGACGTTGTGGTCACCGGGGAGGGCTTGTTCGACTGGCAATCGCTGCGCGGAAAAGTCGTCACCGGAGTCGCAAATGCGGCGCTGGAGCAGGCCCGTCCGTGCGTGGTCATCGCCGGGGATGTGGTCGTGGGCCGCCGCGAGTACAGCGCAATTGGGGTCAATAGCGCCTACTCGGTTGCCCAGATCGTGGGATCGGTGTCGGCATCGCTGGCCGATCCGATCGATTCGTTGACGCTGGCCGCCCGGCGAGTCGCTCAAACGTGGTCAAACTAACGTCGCCCTAGAGAGATGTGGATTCTGTGTGTCACGATGGGAATGTGGAGTCACGCAGAGGTGTTCCACCGACAAGCCCGCACGATGTTCCAGATTTCGACAGCCTCGATCGAAACTGCCGATCAAACGCCGACAGACTGACAGGGAGTTGTGAGCATGACTGCTGACACGACCAGCACCGAGACCTCGACCGAATCCACCGCCAGTGACGCTGTTGTCCTGACTGACGTCGCCTCTACCAAGGTGAAGGCCCTGCTGGAGCAGGAAGGTCGCACCGACCTCGCGCTGCGCGTCGCCGTGCAGCCGGGTGGCTGTTCAGGGCTTCGATACCAGCTCTTTTTCGACGACCGCACCCTCGATGGTGACGAAACCATCGACTTCAGCGGGGTTTCCGTCGTGGTCGACCGGATGTCCGTGCCGTATCTCGGGGGAGCGGTGATCGACTTCGTCGACACCATCGAAAAGCAGGGCTTCACCATCGACAACCCGAACGCAACGGGCTCGTGCGCCTGTGGAGATTCCTTCCACTGATCGGCACGTACCGGAATGTCTTGGCCACAGTTGTCGTAGGTTGATCGCCCGTCGGTTCTCCCGCTTCGACCAAGATTGGCGGTTGCTGTGCGCATTGTTGTCACCGGATCCATCGCGACCGATCACCTCATGTCCTATGACGGCAAGTTCGCAGACGCGTTCATAGCCGAGCAACTCGAGAACGTCAGCCTGTCGTTCCTGGTGGAGGATCTCGAGATTCGCCGGGGTGGCGTGGCTGCCAATATCTGCTTCAACCTGGCCAATTTGGGGCTGCAGCCGGTCTTGCTCGGTGCCGTCGGTCGGGATTTCGATGACTATCGCTCGTGGCTCGACCGTCACGGCGTAGATACCCAATCGGTACACGAATCTGATCTGCACCACACCGCCCGGTTCGTCTGTACGACCGACTCGGCAGGCAACCAAATCGCCTCGTTCTACCCCGGGGCCATGTCGGTCGCGCGCGAGATCGAGTTGCGCCCCGTCGCCGAGCGCCTTGGCGGGATTGACCTGGTCGTCGTCTCACCCAACGCTCCCGAGGCGATGCTGCGCCACACCGAGGAGTGCCGCGCTTCCGGTGTGCCGTTCGCCGCCGACCCCTCCCAACAGCTCTCGTCTATGGACGGTGAGCAGATCAAGGCACTGATCGAGGGTGCGGCGTATCTATTCACCAACGAGTACGAGGCCGCCCTCATCGAATCCAAGACCGGTTGGAGCAGTCAGGAGGTCCTGGAGCGAGTGGGTACGCGGATCACCACTCACGGCGGCCGTGGCTCCAAGATCGAGACTGAAGACAGCGAACCTGTCCTGGTCCCAGTCGTGCCGATCTCGTCCATCGTTGACCCCACCGGCGTCGGCGATGCCTTCCGGGCCGGGTATTTGGCTGGTGTCTCGTGGGGACTCGGACCGCAGCGTTGCGCCCAGGTGGGCTCGATGCTCGCAGCACTCGTGATCGAGACGACCGGGACGCAGGAGTATGAACTCGATGCCGCGACCTTCCTGGACCGTTTAGGCGATTCTTACGGATCGGTAGCCGCAGACGAGGTCCGCGCGCACTTGACTCAGAACTGAGCCGCGCCGACGTGAGCCCCATTGAGCCACCCGCGTCGAGGTGGCAGATGCCATCGGCTCGCCAGCAACCACCGGAACAGGAATTGCTGACCATTGGGGCAGATCTTGCGGCCGGGACGGTGCTCGCCGCGTACCGAAACGGGTTGTTTCCGATGCCGGTCGAGGTACCGGGGCGCTTCACCGATAGCGGCGCCCCAGAGGAGGCACTCGGCTGGTGGTCGCCCAACCCACGAGGGGTGCTGCGCCCCGGCGGTTTCCACCGCAGCCGCTCGCTCAAGCGCGCGGTGAATCGGTACAGCGTCAGCATCGACGACGATTTTGCCGGCGTGGTCGCCGGATGCGCGGATCCCGGCCGCGACGGCGGCTGGATCGACGCGGAGTTCATCGAAATGTATGGCCAGCTGCATGAGCTCGGCTTCGCCCATTCGATCGAGGTCTGGTCGCCTTCGGTCGAGGCTGGCTCGGAAGGTCGCCGGTTGGTCGGTGGTCTCTTCGGGATCGAGATCGGTGGCCTCTTCTGCGCCGAATCCAAGTTCCATCGCGAACGCGACGCGTCCAAAGTCGCGCTCGCCCATCTCTGCGACCGCTTCGATCAGGCGGGCGACCAGGGCGCCCGCCTGATCGACGTTCAGTGGGCCACGCCTCACTTGGAATCATTGGGGGTCCGGGCAATCGATCGCGACGACTACCTGGACTTGCTGCCCGAACTGACTGTGCTGGAGTCGATCCTGACTCGGTAGCGAAGGCCGTTGGGAATGCCTGCAATCGGCTGCACCTCCACCAGGACCGCACCGCGCATTCGACACCACGCCGCCACATCGTGGGCGGCGGCCGGATCGTCGGTAAGGAGTTCAGCTTCGGCACCGACGGCACTGGCGTTGGCCCAACGTCCGAGTTCGATGATCGGTGCGGGACACAGTCGTCCCAGTTGGTCGAGTGTGACTGCTGTTTGCTCAGACTGCTCGCTGCCCGCATCGTCGGCGGCATCGGTCATAGCGGCGCTCCGGCCTCGCGCCGAACAAACTCGACGGCGCCCGGAAGCGCGGCGAGGAAGCCCTCCACCTGCTCCGACGTACAGCCAAGTGGCAGGCTGACGCGGACATTTCCGTGGGTCAGTGCCCCAATCGCGGAAAGCACGTGGCTTGGCAGGCCGGCCCGCGAAGCGCACGCCGATCCGCTACCTACCGCAAAGCCCAAGCGGTCAAGTTCTGCGGCAAGCTGCTCCCCGTCCGCGTAGAGAACAGAGAACGTGACCGTATTGGGCAGCCGCCAGTCAGCATCGCCCAGAACCTCTACATCGGAAATTATCTGGGGGACGCGCGCGCGGATCAGCGCGACGAGGTCAGTCAGCCGCTCCGATTCCGCTCGTCTGGTGCGGTAGACCGCGTCGAGCGCGGCGGCGGTCGCGATCGCGCCTGCCACGTCGTCAACGTCCGTGGGCAGATTGGCTCCGGCGGCCTCGGGCGGCCGCGACCAGCGGGTGCCAGGCCGTACGGCTACCACGGCCATGCCGCGAGGACCAGCGAAGCTGGCCGCGTCTGCGAACAACCCATCCCACTGCGGCGGAATCTCGGTGTGTCCGAGGACTCCGGTCGCGTCCACTGCCAGTGGCACGCGAGCGCCCAGGCAAAGCTTGGAGACCTCTGCCAACGGTTGCCGGCTGCCGACCTCAAGATTTCCGGCTTGGATGCATGCCAGGGTCGGATCGGGCGAACCGTTGATCGCCTGTTCGAGTTCCCGCAGGTCCACCACTCCACGGCTGTCGACGTCCAGCAGGACAGCCCCCGGCGCTCCGGCAACGGTGTCGGCTGCCGCCAGCACAGCAGCGCGCTCGACCGCCGTGCAGACAGTTCTCACTTGCTTGTCCGGGTGCTCCTGGGCCAATGCCTGACCCAGGCCGGCAATCGCGTCGGTAGCAGCGTCGACACCAGCGGTGCGGAACCAGATCGCGGAGGCAGGCAGCTCAAGGACCGCCGCCACCGTTTGCCTGGCCGCCTCGAGAAGTTGCCGTGACAGTCGAGCCTCGTGATGACCTGCGTGGGGGTCCGCCCAGTCCCGGTTGGCGAACCCATCGAGCGCTCGAATCGCTGCCGGATGCAGGGGTTGGCCGGAGGCTGCGTCCAGGTAGCTGCGTGACACACCGAAACCGTACTCGCCCTAGCGGCGTGTCAGATGGTTCCCTGCGCTACTCTCACGCCCGAGACGACTCAAACCCTGCCGAGAACCTGATTCGTCGCAGCGATACGGTGTGCGGCGAAGCAGAATCCAACGCAGGGACGACCACACGAGAGGCATACGTGGTGCTGAAGCAGAAGCGGCGTGTCCAGATGGGGCACGAAGCCGAGCAGGGCGTCGCCAAGAAGAGGGCGAGCGATCCGCATTTGCCCGGGTGGAATTTTGGCCGTCGCGCCGGAATCCTGGCGATGGGACTTGTCGGTGCGGTCGCGCTGTCAGGCTGTGCCAACGATCGCTTCATGGGCATGCCCGAGCCAGCTACCGAGGAGGCTCCCAGCATCCTCAACATGTGGCAGGGCAGTTGGATGCTCGCCGGTGTGGTCGGCATATTCGT
Protein-coding sequences here:
- the nadA gene encoding quinolinate synthase NadA: MAALVEPEPSPLLLLLGESSDPASERGVECPGSLPAPSDPDLVERALAAKAALGDRVFVLGHHYQRDEVVAFADVTGDSFKLAREAAARPEAEYIVFCGVHFMAESADILTSDRQRVILPDLAAGCSMADMAGIDQVEQAWRSLEAAGVAESTIPVTYMNSSAAIKAFTGQHGGTVCTSSNAATSLKWAFEQGERVLFLPDQHLGRNTAVRDLGLSLDDCVIYDPRKPQGGISDANLASARMLLWRGHCSVHGRFTAANVDDVRAKIPGVQVLVHPECRYEVVSKSDVVGSTEGIIRTLDEAEPGSSWAIGTELNLVRRLAEQHPDKRVVFLDKTVCFCSTMNRIDLPHFVWALENLVDGRIVNQIEVDDQTAHWARVALDRMLALPG
- a CDS encoding leucyl/phenylalanyl-tRNA--protein transferase encodes the protein MPSARQQPPEQELLTIGADLAAGTVLAAYRNGLFPMPVEVPGRFTDSGAPEEALGWWSPNPRGVLRPGGFHRSRSLKRAVNRYSVSIDDDFAGVVAGCADPGRDGGWIDAEFIEMYGQLHELGFAHSIEVWSPSVEAGSEGRRLVGGLFGIEIGGLFCAESKFHRERDASKVALAHLCDRFDQAGDQGARLIDVQWATPHLESLGVRAIDRDDYLDLLPELTVLESILTR
- a CDS encoding energy-coupling factor transporter transmembrane protein EcfT gives rise to the protein MTGTIAAAWLPRMLHPGAWWVWALGLATAASRTTNPLLLGLILAVVGVVVAARKPDAPWARSFVVFLKLGLFVVAVRLVFQVVLGTPMGEHVLFSLPVVPLPSWLASLRLGGDITAESVIFAACDGLRLAVLLACVGAANSLASPSRLLKAMPAAMYEVGVAVVVAMTFAPQLVTDLGRVRQARRLRGRPDRGLRGAAGSAMPVFEGALDRAVTLAAAMDARGYGRTGYLPVAVRRLTAGLVIGGLIGVCIGLFGLLNSTAAPLLGAPALIVGLAAAVVGLWLGGRRSIRTRYRPDPWKLPETLVSLCGIAAAIGMFVAGSLNPASIAISVTPLLWPALPLAALIGILIAVAPAVIAPALPVAVSTRKPRPSSANATAPATSTQQVTL
- a CDS encoding aminotransferase class V-fold PLP-dependent enzyme, with translation MSRSYLDAASGQPLHPAAIRALDGFANRDWADPHAGHHEARLSRQLLEAARQTVAAVLELPASAIWFRTAGVDAATDAIAGLGQALAQEHPDKQVRTVCTAVERAAVLAAADTVAGAPGAVLLDVDSRGVVDLRELEQAINGSPDPTLACIQAGNLEVGSRQPLAEVSKLCLGARVPLAVDATGVLGHTEIPPQWDGLFADAASFAGPRGMAVVAVRPGTRWSRPPEAAGANLPTDVDDVAGAIATAAALDAVYRTRRAESERLTDLVALIRARVPQIISDVEVLGDADWRLPNTVTFSVLYADGEQLAAELDRLGFAVGSGSACASRAGLPSHVLSAIGALTHGNVRVSLPLGCTSEQVEGFLAALPGAVEFVRREAGAPL
- a CDS encoding carbohydrate kinase family protein, producing MRIVVTGSIATDHLMSYDGKFADAFIAEQLENVSLSFLVEDLEIRRGGVAANICFNLANLGLQPVLLGAVGRDFDDYRSWLDRHGVDTQSVHESDLHHTARFVCTTDSAGNQIASFYPGAMSVAREIELRPVAERLGGIDLVVVSPNAPEAMLRHTEECRASGVPFAADPSQQLSSMDGEQIKALIEGAAYLFTNEYEAALIESKTGWSSQEVLERVGTRITTHGGRGSKIETEDSEPVLVPVVPISSIVDPTGVGDAFRAGYLAGVSWGLGPQRCAQVGSMLAALVIETTGTQEYELDAATFLDRLGDSYGSVAADEVRAHLTQN
- a CDS encoding sulfurtransferase TusA family protein, whose amino-acid sequence is MTDAADDAGSEQSEQTAVTLDQLGRLCPAPIIELGRWANASAVGAEAELLTDDPAAAHDVAAWCRMRGAVLVEVQPIAGIPNGLRYRVRIDSSTVSSGSKSR
- a CDS encoding aldo/keto reductase family protein — translated: MKHRHLGKSGLMISEMAYGNWITHASQVQEDAAVACVHAALDAGITTFDTADVYAATAAEEVLGRALKGQRREGLEIFTKVYWPTGPGRNDRGLSRKHIIESCDGSLRRLGIDHIDLYQAHRYDCETPLEETLRAFDDLVRSGKVLYIGVSEWRAEEIANAVELAEQLGLDQIISNQPQYSMLWRVPEAEVIPVSVEHGIGQIVWSPLAQGVLTGKYLPGQPRPEGSRATSTEGGNFIAGWLRDEVLEKVVELKPIAADLDLSVAQLSLAWVLQNPAISAAIIGASRPEQVAENVKGSGIELDASVMAAIDEVVAEVALTDPSMTKSPEHRP
- the erpA gene encoding iron-sulfur cluster insertion protein ErpA yields the protein MTADTTSTETSTESTASDAVVLTDVASTKVKALLEQEGRTDLALRVAVQPGGCSGLRYQLFFDDRTLDGDETIDFSGVSVVVDRMSVPYLGGAVIDFVDTIEKQGFTIDNPNATGSCACGDSFH
- a CDS encoding DUF3043 domain-containing protein, which produces MFFNRSDDKDPSSTALSDDRPSVEKSAGSAPKGRPTPTRKEAEAARKSGIKGGAKPGASPKEARKAEREQVRIQRMKNREALMRGDEKALPARDQGPVKRFVRTYVDSRRTVAEFFVPLAIVVLLLGLSRNQRLQVFVTLVWMLALVIVIVDTAINLVRMNNALRKEFPDKAERKGVNFYAVMRMLQIRRLRVPPPQFKAGGRPVTPKAPKAPKK
- a CDS encoding glycerate kinase, with product MRIVVAPDEFKESLTAVSAARAIVLGWRTHAPNDDFDVCPLSDGGSGFVDTLHAALGGELLACVVTGPTGDPVPATILRAGSTAYVESAQACGLHLIAGSDRDPTVTTTFGVGELIEAAIGSGAQRIVVGLGGSGTHDGGAGMLAALGARADVELTQGGGSLAAITSIDIEPARRRCAGVKLFAATDVDSPLVGVTGAARAFAAQKGADENDIMRLEGAMQSLRAAVGRRSSDGKDPALALGAGAAGGLAYGLLHLGAQRVAGIDTVMTAVGFRERVARADVVVTGEGLFDWQSLRGKVVTGVANAALEQARPCVVIAGDVVVGRREYSAIGVNSAYSVAQIVGSVSASLADPIDSLTLAARRVAQTWSN